The Elgaria multicarinata webbii isolate HBS135686 ecotype San Diego chromosome 11, rElgMul1.1.pri, whole genome shotgun sequence genome segment ATCCAAACACAGGCATTAGGGTCGTTGAGAAGCTCCATGTCAGAAAAATGGCAAGGATGAATGAAACGagaaaggaggggaaggaaaagtcAGGTCCCAGAATTTCCCCATGGGTAATTGAATAGGGTTCAAGTCCCCAGTTCAGCTCCTAAATTGCAGGGTgatccctttcccttttctttgatCATCTACAATTCCTCCTCTCCCAAAAGGAAATAGTAGTGATCTACCCCAAGATGGCCATGCGAGGTTTAAGGTAATGCCATATgggtaaaacaaataaataaaatcctggacCAGAGTGATCCAAATCTTACACCAAGGGAAAACAAATTATGCAACCTGCATATATCATGCCATTGACGGGATGATTGTAATCATCAGGGCAAGAAACTTGTTTTCTTACAACTCAGGCTGAGGTCATCCCTTTGGATGTTCAGTTCTGCACCAGTTATCAAATTCTGCACATGCATAGTGCGATTGCCAACATGTGGAACACTGAACctttatttcattgtattaaCACCTTCCTCTTTCTCTAAAGAGGATCCCCAAACAGCACCCTTAGCAGCAGCCCTTGTGAGTATAAAGAGGGGCGATAGTACAGCAGCAGACCTATGCTGAAAGTCCTCGGGTAGTGAACACTGGCAAAGAGTTTCTGCTTGGAGAACTACAGTCAGTAAGGgcaggtggtaatgggctgggtcagggatgggcaaatggTACATTGGGAGGCTTCTGGGTGGTTTGCGGTAGATTAGCAATGGCTTCTGACTCCTAATCATTTaacaattaatttttgtgaactgcccagagagctccggctattgggcagaataaaaatgcaataaataaataaataacaatagcaacaacagaaaggcttctccccagtgcTTACCTTCAATTAGACTGCTAACATTTCTGACCAATATTAATTCAGATGCAGGTCATCTAAGTATATGGCTCATGAGGGACAGCAGGCAATTGGCTCTAcctctgagccaccattttgtactGGGTCCCACTCCCCTAAGCTGCCATTTTGGCTCCAATTGGTGAACCTCAGAGTGTTAATAACAataaaagtagatcccacaagcttgAAATCTGCCCATACCTAGGCTTGATGATCCAGTGATCTGATGTCTGTAAATTAGTGTCCTATGCTTATCTCACACCCAGAGAAACACGCCTCAGAAAACGTCACAAACCATTGCTGGGCCAGTTGTGACTTGTAAACTTCCCCCCTCCAGCTCTCATAGTCTTACACATGCAGCAGCATGAGATGGCAGAATGGACTGCAGgtatgtgggtgggggggaatattaCTTTTGAATGTTCAAGTTCCCCACATCAAAGAATAACAACACAgctccctgcaagaagaaaactAGCTGGGCTACATTTCTAGTTGCGGGGGATTATAAAAAATATtgggaacattttaaaaatgtgacctTTCACACCTTTGTGAGGTGCACTTCACTCTACCGTTGCAACCCTTAGTTTCCTGCCCATCTTCTCATGATTTCGGAAGGGGTAGGGGGAGTGAGAAAGGGAGTTGGGAGATTTACCATCTTCTTGAGGCACACCTGAGTATTGTTTTCTGGGGGAGGGATTGATGCAGTGCAGCCACCTTCTCCACCCtgctgcctttcagatgtgttataccagccttcctcaacctggggcgctccagatgtgttggactgcatctcccagaatgccccagccagctctgctggcattctgggagttgtagtccaacacatctggagcaccccaggttgaggaaggctgtgttatacTGTAACTCCTCTCTTTCCcaaccagcctggccaatggcagcaggttgaggaaggctactttAAAGGATGTGGCTCTTTCTCTGGGGGGATTCAATCTTTTACAAGGATGTGTGAGCACTAATGCTTTTCTTTCCTATCTTTCCTTGTTGAacaccctctcttcccctccccccctcgtTTCCCCCTCCCGTTGTCCCTCTCTGTCGGTTTCCTCCCTGTGCATGTGCTCCCTTCTGCCTCCCTCCAGTACGTGGCCTTCGCCTCACTCTTCTTCATCCTCATCTCCATCACTACCTTCTGCCTGGAGACCCACGAGGCTTTCAACCACATCAAAAACAAAACGGAGGTCATCCAGACCGAGAACATTACCAGCATAAAGGTGGACTATGAGATGGAGACGGAGGCCTTCCTGACTTACGTGGAAGGGATGTGCGTCATCTGGTTCACCTTTGAGTTCCTCATGCGTGTCATCTTTTGCCCAGACAAGCTGGAATTCATCAAGAGCACCCTCAACATCATCGACTTTGTGGCCATCCTGCCGTTCTACTTGGAGGTGGGCCTCAGTGGCCTCTCGTCCAAAGCCGCCAAGGATGTGCTGGGCTTCCTGAGGGTGGTAAGGTTTGTCCGGATCCTAAGGATCTTCAAGCTGACCAGGCATTTCGTAGGGCTGAGAGTCCTCGGCCACACGTTGAGAGCCAGCACCAATGAGTTCTTGCTCCTCATCATCTTCTTGGCCCTGGGGGTCTTGATCTTTGCCACCATGATCTATTACGCCGAAAGGATTGGGGCTGACCCAGACGACATCACGGGCAGCAAGCACACCGTCTTCAAGAACATCCCCATTGGGTTCTGGTGGGCGGTGGTGACTATGACGACTTTGGGCTATGGTGACATGTACCCTGAGACTTGGTCAGGCATGTTGGTGGGAGCCTTGTGCGCCTTGGCTGGTGTGTTGACCATCGCCATGCCCGTGCCAGTCATCGTCAACAACTTTGGCATGTATTATTCGCTGGCCATGGCCAAGCAGAAACTaccaaagaaaaagaacaagcacATCCCACGAGCCCCACAGCCTGGGTCGCCCAACTACTGCAAACCGGACATGCAGTCTCCACATCGGAGCAACCAGGGCGACTCATGCCCCCTTGCTCAAGAGGAAATCATCGAGATCAACAgggcaggtaaatggggggacAATGTGTGGGCAGAGATTTCTAAGGACGCAACCTATTTGGGTCAATGACATCCCTAATCTGGTGTTTTTCAAACTTCCTACCATCCAGGGACCTCTTTCCACATCTGCTGTGGAATTGCGGGAGGTCTGCCACAGAACttatggaaattgaaaaagatgCTCAGGCATCTTCAAGAGTGCACTCTCAGTTCACACGGGATGCTGGATGTGTCCGCTGGGCCCCTTCGTTGCTCCCCCCCATGTGAAATGAAAGAGCACCCTAGAATGCAGCCTATACCTCAGCCTTTCCTAAACttgggccatgctagctggggatgatgggaacatCCCCCAGCTCCTGGTTGTCCAATGACATCTGGGGGCCTGAACCTTAGGAGTGGCTGCAGTATATCCCTTGGTGGTTGTGCATTGCAGAAGAAGACTGGGAGGGGGAAAGCTTGTCCTTCCAGAAAGCTTGTTCACCTGGAATGATTTTCCTCACTGATAAGAAACCTCTGATGAACCTCAGGACACCCTAagacagggctggggaacctctttcagcctgaaggccaaattcagttttagatcagctcgtgtgtgtgtgtgagagagagagagagagagggagagagagagagagagaattccaatggggcagggccaaaagtgcaaaaccaaaaaaaacccagtataTTGTAGCTTAATGCTTTTACAGAAAATATCTAAACCTCAaaagaagcatttcaatcttttagaatggagagaaaaaaagcacaaaacctggaaaccaccaaacgattggtggtcaggggaaacggcgtgaggccaggggaagggggatgtAGCCATCTAGGGAACCTTAGAGGGCAGGATTGAGACTCTAAGCTTTGGCCCAGGAGCTTGAGGTCCCCCAGCCCTGACATGAGAAGAGCCggctcagaccaaaggtccatctagtccagcatcctgtttcctacagtggTTAACCAGA includes the following:
- the LOC134406123 gene encoding potassium voltage-gated channel subfamily C member 1-like isoform X3; amino-acid sequence: MLSSVCVSSFRGRKSGNKAPSKSCLKGEMGRNEDNDKIVINVGGIRHETYRSTLKTLPGTRLSWLTEPDACSNFDYDAKADEFFFDRHPQVFAYVLNYYRTGKLHCPADVCGPLFEEELAFWGIDETDVEACCWMNYRQHRDAEEALDSFETPESQEDEDSGGDLKRLCLQEDGRKLGWWSSWQPKVWALFEDPYSSKMARYVAFASLFFILISITTFCLETHEAFNHIKNKTEVIQTENITSIKVDYEMETEAFLTYVEGMCVIWFTFEFLMRVIFCPDKLEFIKSTLNIIDFVAILPFYLEVGLSGLSSKAAKDVLGFLRVVRFVRILRIFKLTRHFVGLRVLGHTLRASTNEFLLLIIFLALGVLIFATMIYYAERIGADPDDITGSKHTVFKNIPIGFWWAVVTMTTLGYGDMYPETWSGMLVGALCALAGVLTIAMPVPVIVNNFGMYYSLAMAKQKLPKKKNKHIPRAPQPGSPNYCKPDMQSPHRSNQGDSCPLAQEEIIEINRADSKQNGDAANAALANEDCPTIDQALSPEEKSPVTPGGRERYNRDRACFLLSTGDFGQSPDGNIRKALITA
- the LOC134406123 gene encoding potassium voltage-gated channel subfamily C member 1-like isoform X2 — its product is MLSSVCVSSFRGRKSGNKAPSKSCLKGEMGRNEDNDKIVINVGGIRHETYRSTLKTLPGTRLSWLTEPDACSNFDYDAKADEFFFDRHPQVFAYVLNYYRTGKLHCPADVCGPLFEEELAFWGIDETDVEACCWMNYRQHRDAEEALDSFETPESQEDEDSGGDLKRLCLQEDGRKLGWWSSWQPKVWALFEDPYSSKMARYVAFASLFFILISITTFCLETHEAFNHIKNKTEVIQTENITSIKVDYEMETEAFLTYVEGMCVIWFTFEFLMRVIFCPDKLEFIKSTLNIIDFVAILPFYLEVGLSGLSSKAAKDVLGFLRVVRFVRILRIFKLTRHFVGLRVLGHTLRASTNEFLLLIIFLALGVLIFATMIYYAERIGADPDDITGSKHTVFKNIPIGFWWAVVTMTTLGYGDMYPETWSGMLVGALCALAGVLTIAMPVPVIVNNFGMYYSLAMAKQKLPKKKNKHIPRAPQPGSPNYCKPDMQSPHRSNQGDSCPLAQEEIIEINRADSKQNGDAANAALANEDCPTIDQALSPEEKSPVTPGGRERYNRDRACFLLSTGDFGQSPDGNIRKGSTLYSRNAPTA
- the LOC134406123 gene encoding potassium voltage-gated channel subfamily C member 1-like isoform X1, coding for MLSSVCVSSFRGRKSGNKAPSKSCLKGEMGRNEDNDKIVINVGGIRHETYRSTLKTLPGTRLSWLTEPDACSNFDYDAKADEFFFDRHPQVFAYVLNYYRTGKLHCPADVCGPLFEEELAFWGIDETDVEACCWMNYRQHRDAEEALDSFETPESQEDEDSGGDLKRLCLQEDGRKLGWWSSWQPKVWALFEDPYSSKMARYVAFASLFFILISITTFCLETHEAFNHIKNKTEVIQTENITSIKVDYEMETEAFLTYVEGMCVIWFTFEFLMRVIFCPDKLEFIKSTLNIIDFVAILPFYLEVGLSGLSSKAAKDVLGFLRVVRFVRILRIFKLTRHFVGLRVLGHTLRASTNEFLLLIIFLALGVLIFATMIYYAERIGADPDDITGSKHTVFKNIPIGFWWAVVTMTTLGYGDMYPETWSGMLVGALCALAGVLTIAMPVPVIVNNFGMYYSLAMAKQKLPKKKNKHIPRAPQPGSPNYCKPDMQSPHRSNQGDSCPLAQEEIIEINRADSKQNGDAANAALANEDCPTIDQALSPEEKSPVTPGGRERYNRDRACFLLSTGDFGQSPDGNIRKGARRLPQPASDSSATSWYLHDYNANAAPWKHE